The genome window TACAGGGATTGTTTTAAGAGCTTTTGCAAATGTTCTTTAGGGGCTGTTTGATAGGGTAGCTGATGCCTCTTGTTTTTCTGGCTGCAAAGCGCAGGACAGGCCTCAAGAAGCAGTTGGCACACCTTTTCGTGTCCTTGTTCTGCAGCCTGCCCgagcatttcagaaaataacagaggaaaaaaatgacaacagttCAATTACAATAAGAGGTCTTTTTTGTGTTATCAGCAGGCTAGGTCCTCGTCCACACTACTTTTGGTCTACCTTACCTTGTGCAGAGGTGATGCGTCATCGTCGTCAAGGGTCATCGGATCAGCTTTATGGATCAGAAGCAATCGGACAACATCCACGTGACCGCAAAACGATGCTCGGTGGAGGGGCGTGGCACCACCTGGTGTTTGAGGAGATGCAC of Stigmatopora argus isolate UIUO_Sarg chromosome 5, RoL_Sarg_1.0, whole genome shotgun sequence contains these proteins:
- the ankrd39 gene encoding ankyrin repeat domain-containing protein 39 isoform X2, coding for MANVGQNSCLCCSLPVTPSVHQTFNEMDFERGIWSAAMDGDLKRIQSLIQKGTNPNVMDSAGYTALHYASRSGHLTVCEFLLANGACASPQTPGGATPLHRASFCGHVDVVRLLLIHKADPMTLDDDDASPLHKAAEQGHEKVCQLLLEACPALCSQKNKRHQLPYQTAPKEHLQKLLKQSL